Genomic window (Nitrospirales bacterium LBB_01):
TGCGAAACGGCAGCCCTTGTCCGAGGTGTCAAACATCTTATACAGGTCGCAGAATGGAACTATTAACAAGACCGGCAAGAATATCGAAAAGATTGATATTTCTCAGTTACCGTCTCCATTCCTGGATGGAACTGTGCACATAGAGGCTGACCAAAATTATATGGCAATCATTGAATCATCTCGAGGATGCCCGTTCGGTTGCGCTTATTGTTTCTGGGGAAGCGGTGACAAAGGCGTTGAATATTTCACAGACGACCGCATTATTGCGGAAATCGCTATGATTTACAGCCATCCTTCTGTAAAACATGTTTTTTTCACGGATTCCGACTTTTTACTGAAAGTCAATCGGGCTAACCAGTTCATAGATACCATAATGCACTACGGTGGCGAAAGGGTAAAGACAGAGGTCGAAATTGACGCCCGTGGAATCAATGAGACGAAAAAGGACGCTGTCTTGAAGCTGATGAGACTCTCTAATGGATATATACTGTTTGCCGTTCAGACGACGACCCCTGAGGCGTTGAAATTGATTGGTAAGCGTGCTGGTCCAGAGGTTTTCCGAAATCGAGCTAGTTTGCTGCGCTCGTGGCTGCCTGATGTAAAGATCGTTGTTGACGTCATGCTGCCCTTGCCGGGCGATACCCTGTCCGGTTACTTGGAGACCCTTGATTTTGTTTTAAATTTGGAGCCAGTTCGCATGATACTCAATCCAGTAATATTGCTTCCCGGCACTGCTTACTATGAACAGCGTGACAGCATGGGACTGCGTTACAGCGGCAAACCGACGAATATACTTATCGAAACGCCAACTTTTCCCAAAACGGATGTTGAGACAGCCTTGCAAATCAGTATCTGGTTTGAGGTACTCACCTACTACCATCCGGCTACGGCTGCCTTCTTCTACGCCACATGCAGCCGGGATGGTCGCCGGCGAATAGACAGGTTACGGCAATGGATTGACGCTATCGAGGGGCAGCTCCGCCTGTTCAGT
Coding sequences:
- a CDS encoding radical SAM protein encodes the protein MENPVNEAGGLLSVAIVTVVPRSPGGLKVLSPSPFVLKSYVMWRARKDGFTAPDIDTFVFDLGITTGEMIANLGTKHYDVVACSVYIWNCNDIIEFADNYKRQNPEVVIVFGGPQVSPVADEIIVDYPFVDIIPYVTAPGETIFYYLLRALAKRQPLSEVSNILYRSQNGTINKTGKNIEKIDISQLPSPFLDGTVHIEADQNYMAIIESSRGCPFGCAYCFWGSGDKGVEYFTDDRIIAEIAMIYSHPSVKHVFFTDSDFLLKVNRANQFIDTIMHYGGERVKTEVEIDARGINETKKDAVLKLMRLSNGYILFAVQTTTPEALKLIGKRAGPEVFRNRASLLRSWLPDVKIVVDVMLPLPGDTLSGYLETLDFVLNLEPVRMILNPVILLPGTAYYEQRDSMGLRYSGKPTNILIETPTFPKTDVETALQISIWFEVLTYYHPATAAFFYATCSRDGRRRIDRLRQWIDAIEGQLRLFSPYHDLVDRVTSSIKELNAVKGSVMRHAVSPRESTIIFETILALEGERYADLTGDLIVGKEIFRSLAASSEQPVDPYVSLRGETNAFKTDVSRIIPRFSFY